The Manis javanica isolate MJ-LG chromosome 6, MJ_LKY, whole genome shotgun sequence genome contains a region encoding:
- the GNG11 gene encoding guanine nucleotide-binding protein G(I)/G(S)/G(O) subunit gamma-11, whose amino-acid sequence MPALHIEDLSEKEKLKMEVEQLRKEVKLQRQQVSKCSEEIKNYIEEHSGEDPLVKGIPEDKNPFKEKGSCIIS is encoded by the exons ATGCCAGCCCTTCACATCGAAGATTTGTCcgaaaaggaaaagctgaagatGGAAGTCGAGCAACTTCGCAAAGAAGTGAAGTTGCAGAGACAGCAG gTGTCTAAATGttctgaagaaataaagaactacATTGAAGAACATTCTGGAGAGGATCCTCTGGTGAAAGGAATTCCTGAAGACAAAAATCCCTTTAAAGAGAAAGGCAGCtgtattatttcataa